A segment of the Candidatus Woesearchaeota archaeon genome:
CTTAGTGTTATTTTGAGGCTTGTGATGATCAATCCAGAATATAGGGACTTTCACTTTATCAATAAAATCTTGATCCATAGATGGAACATCTAACACAAATATTGTATCTGGTTGATATTCTTCAACTTTTTTAAGAAAGCTTACATCTATACATGGCAAACTTTTTACAATAACTCCATGACCTTCTTTCTTAAAACGATATAATAAGAGAAATGCCGTTAATCCATCAGGATCATCATCAAAAAAGAACAAAGGCCTTACTGAATCTTCAAGCGCTTTTCTTAGTGTTTCGATTTGCTGTTTTTGCAATGACATCTACTAAGCTTATTATAATTTGTTTATATATCTTTGGGATTTTTGGATGAAGCCCAAAATAAAGCAAAATATATAAACTCTCTTTTTTAGATAATACTTTATTATAAGTCGATCTAAAAAAGAGGGTTTATATGTTTGAATCATCAGTATTGCTTAATTTTGTCATAGCCATAGGCTTAGGCGCTCTTATTGGTTTAGAACGCGAAGTAGAACTGCAAAAAAACCATTTGACTGATTTTGGTGGGTTTAGAACCTTTATTCTTATCTCTTTTTTTGGCGGGTTGACAGGTTATTTAACTACAACAGTATTTAACAGTGTCTTATTATTAGGTGTTGTCTCATTTGGTTTTTTTCTCCTAGCTATTGTAGGGTATATTATCACCGGTTATCACTTCAAACGTGTAGGATCAACAACAGAGCTTACTTCTATTATCTCTTTTTTTCTTGGATTACTTTGCACCATTGGTATGGTTAAGTTAGCCGTAGTATTTACCGTGTTTGTTGTTATTGTCCTTGCGCTTAAGCCATCATTACATCAATTTGCAAAACGCATAGAGTATACTGAGCTTTCAGCAACCTTAAAATTTGCTTTGATTTCATTAGTAATTCTTCCTTTTCTTCCTAATGTTAACTATTCACTTTTAGATATTCCTTATCTTAACAATATGCTTCTTAATCTAGGTCTATCAAACCAGCTCCTTGGCGCATTAAATGTATTCAATCCTTATAATATCTGGTTGATGGTAGTTTTTATCACTGGGATAAGTTTTATTGGTTATATTCTCATCAAAATATATGGGGTA
Coding sequences within it:
- a CDS encoding MgtC/SapB family protein, translating into MFESSVLLNFVIAIGLGALIGLEREVELQKNHLTDFGGFRTFILISFFGGLTGYLTTTVFNSVLLLGVVSFGFFLLAIVGYIITGYHFKRVGSTTELTSIISFFLGLLCTIGMVKLAVVFTVFVVIVLALKPSLHQFAKRIEYTELSATLKFALISLVILPFLPNVNYSLLDIPYLNNMLLNLGLSNQLLGALNVFNPYNIWLMVVFITGISFIGYILIKIYGVSRGLGITGFLGGLVSSTSVTFALSMQSKKRTSMDHLLLVGILISSSTMLLRILFIILILSPALFKTLIIPLGLMMIAGFVNAYFALKDHTTKKYPLTVSTPFALAPALKFTLFFIVILLLSKLGSILYGSIGVYVVSAISGTTELNAITLSIVSLLKNVHISASVAATSITIAVMINTAMKAVIPYFFGSQSFAEKALKSFALVIFVGVLGMLMM